The sequence AAGAGTGAGAACGCCACCAAGAGTGAGAACACCACAAAGAGTGAGAACGCCACAAAGAGTGAGAACGCCACAAAGAGTGAGAATACCACTAAGAGTGAGAACACCGCTAATAGTGAGAACGCCGCTAAGAGTGAGAACGCCGCTAAGAGTGAGAACACCACAAAGAGTGAGAACGCCACCAAGAGTGAGAACGCCACCAAGAGTGAGAACACCACAAAGAGTGAGAACGCCACAAAGAGTGAGAACGCCACAAAGAGTGAGAACGCCACAAAGAGTGAGAACGCCACAAAGAGTGAGAACGCCACAAAGAGTGAGAACGCCACAAAGAGTGAGAACGCCACTAAGAGTGAGAACGCCACTAAGAGTGAGAACGCCACAAAGAGTGAGAACGCCACAAAGAGTGAGAACGCCACAAAGAGTGAGAACGCCACAAAGAGTGAGAACACCACTAAGAGTGAGAACACCACTAAGAGTGAGAGTACCTCCGCGTGTTATTAAGAGAGCCCCCAGTACCCACGGAGGTGGTTATCGTTTCACAAGATGTGTTCTCCAGCTCACTCACATGCTGCACACGTCTGAGAGGCCACGGTCTGCGTTGTGTTATGGCGATGTGCGCTTTTGTTTTGCTGTTACTGGGAAGtgattccctccctccctccttccctccttccccccttccctcccactTGTCCTTCATCACCTAATCTGCtccccatgggggggggggggcggggggggggggggggtccacacaGCCTTCAAGTGTGTTTTACACCAGGTCAGGGAAACAAACTCtatagggacacacacacacacacacacacacacacacacacacacacacacacacacagatatgtatgaggtgcacacacacacacacacacacacacacacacacacacacacacacacacacacatatgttaggtgcacacatacacccacagacATTCAttagagacacacgcacacacacacacacagacagatacattaggcacacacacacacacacacacagacagatacatttggcacacacacaccccccccacagagaTAAATTAGACACCCACACAGATGTATGAGGCTGACAACCAAACCCACACAGATACATTAGgagccacacacccacacagatacattagacacacacacaagcacacacattcttAAGCACATACTGGACACTAACACTCAAACATATGCAGACCCACGTACATACACACCTCGAACATCCACTCACAGAAGcattaggcacacacacatacccacccactattaaacacacacacacacattcatacacgtTGCCACACACTCGCATCCACTCACAGATGCATcaggcacacgcatgcacacacatacgcagacacgTTCGCATTAAATATACACAAGCAAACACTAGCACtcacgtgtgcacacacgcatacatatatACCACATCACTTAGTCACACACTCGGGccccttctctcacacacacacacacatatatatacgatacacagacgcacacacacacacaggtatttaTTCTCAGTAACTGTACACACGTGCAGCCACACTGCATACTCACACCTatctgcatgcatgtgcacgttGGTGCAGGCGTGCACTCTgacccagatacacacacatgtcccgACAAACCcggctgtctgtgtgtcatcCTGCTGTCCCAGGGGGACGACAGCCGTCTGTCTGCTGCACGCTGAGACCTGACGCTGAAACCAGACCGGGGCAGGTGAGACGGCTCACacaggagggggggtgagacaggtacggagggggagtgagacaggtacggagggggagtgagagcaGTAAGGAGGGGAGTGAGAGCTGTAAGGAGGGGAGGTGAGACGGGttaggagggagggtgagacggGTAAGGACGGGGAGTGAGACAGGTAAGGACGGGGAGTGAGACGGTtaaggagggagggtgagacggGTTAGGACGGGGAGTGAGACGGTTAAGGAGGGAGGTGAGACGTGTTAGGACGGGGAGTGAGACGGGTTAGGACGGGGAGTGAGACAGgtaaggagggagggtgagacggGTAAGGACGGGGAGTGAGACGGgtaaggagggagggtgagacggTTACGGACGGGGAGTGAGACGGTTAAGGACGGGGAGTGAGACGGGTTAGGATGGGGGGTGAGACGGGTAAGGAAGGGGGAATGTTACAGGTAATGAACAGGGAGTGAGACTATAGGGTGAGGGAGTGAGACTATAgggtgagggagtgagacaggtaAGGAGGAGGTAGTGAGAACGGTATGGCTCTTTTAGTTTAAGCTCAACAAGCTATTTAACGTTCACGCTTTTGGATCAGTGGCAGTGAGACGGGTACGAAGGGGGAGAAATTAAAGTCAAGGTGGTTCAGTGAGGGGtaaagatgtttgtgtgtgtgtgtgcgcgcgtatacgtgtgtgtgtgtaaagctaCCCACTATCTGGCTGTTCTTGATTAGGGTTATTGTTgaacatgatgtggaggctctGGTTCCTATAGGACCTTGTGCTTTTTAACTCTTACCAACCCTGGTATGCAGGGCAGCCCAGTGAGAACATGGAGGGAGGTTCCAGAAGCACATTGTTTGGGTACCCGTCTTGGGGATCTACTACGCGCTGAGATATTGTATCTACAGCGCTTGATGTATGTTGTACGTTcgggcacttaatgtacgcacttattgtatgttgcacgTCCTGGGCTGGCACTTAATAATAGTACTAAGcattatgtagcatcttatcctagctatctgtgttttaaacggggaatgggttaacctagtgattgtgagcttggcacttggttctgtgAAATCCTCagtgtaccgacagcgatatatattgtttctttcttctgagaaatgtacttattgttatTCGCTTTGGATGGATACCCATTCCTCGAGTTTCATTGAGACCACcatcttttttgtttcttttggtCAACTTGTTGAGTTTTATGTTCAGTGGAGATGATCTCGTTCATAAGAGCGCCCTTTGAAAAGAGACGATATGGTAGAGAACGAGGGAGCAGAGAAACCACAAAAAAACAGTCAGAGAGTTTGTTCAGATATAGGATGGGGGAAGAAGAGTTGGCATTGGTGTGCTGTTCTGGGAGGACAGACTGGTCCTGAGCACATATAATTATTCAAAGTAGACCTGCTTCTGGTTACTGGAGAAAACGAGAAGAATTTAACTTGAGGAAAGCAGTGCGGTTGGTCGATTAATGGCGTGTCACGGTTCATTAATATACGCGTCCGATTGTATTCACGGAAATGTAAATATGTGGTCAAATGTTTGGAAGCTTTTCACCGTTGCCTCTTGAGGACCATTTGACGCCACCTGCTGTCAACAGTGAGAGTTACACAcgaaatattttatatttacagGGAGTAGGTTAAGAAAGGTCTTCAGCTGCTCGTAAAAATGAAGAAAGGACAATAAATGCAACCAAActactatttatttgtttggtttgataAAAGAGAATAATTTCAATTATACccacaaaaataataatccacAGGGAAAAAATACAGTTTCTTATTTTATATAATGTGGAAAGTAATAAGCCCTCTATATCAGGGTAATAAAGAACATTGCAATAAAAACTGTTCTATAATATATCCATTAAAAATATTGTCATAAATTATTCACAAAATACAATTTCATCTTGACAAATCTCTACTCTTAATTACAGAAATACATTATTTAAACACATCACTCAAAAATACATTCAAGCATCCTGAATACCACAGATTATTTCCATTAATAGCAGTTGTGACAAATCAAACATACTAAccgcaaaaaaacatttattgccATGTTTTACATCAATTTCCGTTTGCTTACAGCATGTATGTTTATAAATAAAAGCTTATGATCATCACCGTCAGTCATCCTGACTGAACCTAGAATCCCAAATCACAGTCAGTTATGATTTATGATTATTAATATCCGCAAATATAGTATCAACAAACATCTTTCAACGCTGTTGGTTCTTTGAATCAATGTGCTCCCCCTCCACCAATGCGAGACCCTCTGAAATCATACAAAATACAGCTAATACTGTGATACAGATTAAAGTAAGATAATCTCTTCACCCGGTGCAGAGTTGTTCTGTTTGTGCGAGAGGTTGATGGTTCACTCTTAGCTCTGCTACACAACGCGGTACACAAACCCAACACCCCCTGGCTCTGAACCGCTGCCCCTAGCCTTGTATCTGGGTCTCCCCTTGAACTCTGCTTCTGCAGCCAAACACCCAATGACCTCTGGGAGATGTAGTCTGAATTCCTGCTTTTCACTCAAGAGGAaactctccccccaccccccccagaaaAAGCTCAATTTTAAAGGCTGAAAAAAGATTATTTCCTTTCgggagggggggttgaggaATGCGGCTTGTTGTTTTCCTTCGAGCTCGATGTCCAACTAATCTTCTACGTATAATAGATCCTATCGTTCTAATTATTGGTAAtgaggacgaagaggaagagtgagggGGCGGATCTGGCTCATGGTCGCCGCGGCGATGTGAGGTCATCGACCCCCcggccagggtgtgtgtgtgtgtgtgtgtgtgtgtgtgtgtgtgtgtgtgtgtgtgtgtgtgtgtgtgtgtgtgtgtgtgtgtgtgtgtgtgtgtgtgtgtgtgtgtgtgtgtgtgtgtgtgtgtgtgtgtgatataagcTCTAATGTGTTCTCCCCAACCTCACAGCCGCAGACTCGGCCTTGCTTTCTTTgtatcaaaaacacacacacagacatacacacacttttttctctcgctcgctctctcgtgCACACTTACTCACCCACCCACTATCTCATTTACTCACTTGCTCTTTAactcaacccccacacacacattccccgcATACGCCACGACGGGTCGTGGTATGGTCTGTGTTAGCGTGTTAGCAGGCTAGGTCTGCTCGGACAGTATAGGTAGTACGTTTATAGGTAGTATATGATGTATTTTAGTTTAACTCTTGGTACTTTGGGACGTTTCAGTGCTAGGGGTTCAATCCAAAAGCACAAAGCTGGTTTAAACCGGACTCAGCGACTCATTTAGTGgttttatagatatatacagcATTTCCTTGATATGATATATTTTGGCAGCATTGTTTTGGTTGAATAAGTGGTCATTTTTGTATTTGCATAGCGCGACTCTGAATCTTTTTCGAGAATTcccagaaaaacaacaacagcgatTGTCAGCATGAATCGGAAATCAACACGAGAGAATCAAACGTGTTCCCGTTCAGTCCGGACCCCCTTGTGCAGTCAGTCGTGTCCCTGCCGAGAGCCTCATCATCCCCCCGGCCCAGTGCTTCCAATAACAGTCCCTGGAGGTGTCTGGGACAGGGTGGGGGGTCATCTACGAGACCCCATAGGGTGAAGCCCGACCCCTCCGGCCCACGGTGccgtcacctcctcctgctcctcgtggCCTCACTTCGCTCCTCGTACGCCTTCCAGTCCCTTCCCCGGTCTCTCCCGCTGGGGGAGGCGACGGGAGACGCTCTTGTAGCTTCCGGAACCTACCGGGATTCTAGAAAGTTCTGCATCGACACGCACACGGTTCCATCGTGTGTTTCTGATAGGTCCGCTCGGGGTCCGGGTCGTATCAAGAATATATTTTGTTAGAACATTCTGTGGCTCCGTCGAGTGGTTCCATTGGTCGTCTCTCatctaaaatatattttctagaACAGTATGTGGCTGCACAAGTTCTTCGATTGGTCGTCGAGGGGTTTTGGTCGCGTCTAGAATAAGTTTTCTAGATCATTTTGTGGTTCTATCAAGTGGTTCTATTGGTTAGCTAGCGGTTCTGCTCGACTCTAGAACACGTTTTCTAGAACATTAATTGTCGTTCCGGTTCGGGAATTGGCTGGTTCTATTGGTCGTTGAGGGGTTCTTGTGGCCtctcaaatatatatttctagAACAGTATGTGGTTCCATCGAGTGGTTCTATTGGTCGTCGAGGGGTTTTGGTCGCGTCTAGAATAACGTTTTCTAGAACACTCTGTGCTTGTATCGAGTGGTTCTGTCCGTCGGCTCGCCTCTGGAACACATTGCCTAGAACATTCTTCGTCGTCAAGCGTTCCACTCGAGCTCCCGCCCGCCTCCGGAACACATTGTCTAGAATCGGTTCCGGACCCCTGGTGCCACCGTgcgcccaccaccccccccccggccccccggccccccccccctagaggtTCTGGTCCAGCCAGCGGATGTAGTTGTCCATGCTGCGGCGGCCCACGGAGGAGCTCACGGGCGGGTAGGCGAACACCATGCAGCCGTGGAAGCCGTCCTCGTAGTGGTCGCCGGTCACCTCCACGCCGGCGTCCCGCAGCCGCCGCGCGTACATCAGCCCGTCGTCCCGCAGCACGTCGAACTCGCACGTCATCACGTATGCCCGCCGCGGCGTCCTGGCCAGGACGCCGCGCTCCGCCAGCAGCGGCGCGGCCCGCACGTCCGTCAGCGCGGGCACCGCGTCGACCACGCCCGGCGAGCCCGTCGCCCTGACGACCGGCCGGTAGTGCTTCCTGCGGCCGGCGGGGAGCAGGGCGGTCCAGTCCAGTTTGGACCGGTGCGCGGCGGGGAGGCCGGCCTGGTCCAGGGAGCTGTGGTTGTTGGCCAGCAGTAGGGGCTCCAGGGCGGGGTCGGCGCCCAGGTACTGCAGCCAGAAGCGGGCCATGACGGGCCGGTACAGGATGGGCACTTCGTGGTTCTGCTGGTAGGACGCCGTGTGGAAGTCGAGGGCCTGGAGGACCGGGTAGACCAGCGCCTGGGCCTTGAAGCGGACCTCCAGGCTGGAGTCCAGagccagctgggggggggggggggggggggggggcagtgagaCTCTGAGGGAGGACCCTGGCCCCCCCTTATCTGAGCCTGAGTATGAAGTCTGGGCTTAAATGCGAAATCTACAATGTGGGACTTTAAAAGGGGTGACACTGATGCTTAATATCAGCCCTTTAAGAAGTTATACGTTCACATACCTTTGGATGTAAATCCGTTCACATCAGGTGCTTTAAGAtagaatgagtgagtgagtgaccgaGAGTGaacgagagtgagtgagtgagtgaccgagagtgagtgagtgaacgagtgactgagtgagcgaCTAAAGAGTTAGggatgggtgagtgagtgagagactagagagttagggatgagtgagtgagtgagagactagagagttagggatgagtgagtgagtgagagactaGAGAGTTggggatgagtgagtgagagactaGAGAGTTggggatgagtgagtgagtgagtgagtgagtgagagactagagagttagggatgagtgagtgagtgagtgagagactagagagttagggatgagtgagtgagtgagagactagagagttagggatgagtgagtgagtgagagactagagagttagggatgagtgagtgagggactagagagttagggatgagtgagtgagggactagagagttagggatgagggagtgagtgagggactagagagttagggatgagtgagtgagtgagtgagggactagagagttagggatgagtgagtgagtgagggactagagagttagggatgagtgagtgagtgagggactaGAGAGTTAgtgggggggctgtgggggggctcACCTCTTGGGCCACGGCGGCGGCTAGGTTCCCCCCCGCGCTGTCCCCCGACACGCAGAGCCTCTGGGGGTCCAGTCCGTAGCGCTCCCGGACCCCCGCCGACAGGAAGGCCCTGGACGCCGCCATGGCGTCCTCGTACTGCCCCGGGAACACCACCTCCGGGGCCAGGCGGTAACTATGGCaaccggaacacacacacacacacgaaacccacacacacacatagacacacacacacacacgcacacacagggtgagGACGACGAGGATGAAGGGAAGTGAGGGTGATTCGAGGGGaagtacttttattttgaaggatgTTAGGACTCTAGTTTGTGAGTGACACAAGGCTAACGTCTGATAACTGATACTGTGGTGTCGAGCTTCACCGCTTTGTAGTGTtcttacacgcacacagaatgtgttttttttagggctgtcaagcgattaaaatattttatcacgattaatcgcattaatgtcatagttaactcacgattaatcgcgattaatcatattttttttctatgctaaatatcccttgaattctttgtcccGTTAATTTTTCTCAtcttaatgctcttatcaacatggagaagtgcatcggcttgccttgtgcaaatgttttttttattgataacaacattggcatatactgatcaaaacaggacggtacaaaaaaaaagcctataatgcaatttaacgatgaacatacaaagatatgccttgaacatagcagtcaggctactgcttctttgttttgagcccaaaaaaaaaagaaaaaaattaaaattaacgctgttaaaattggtttgcgttaacgccgttaataacgcgtttaactgacagctgtattttttattatactcTATATGTGGTTTAGATGATATCATAGTGTGATGTGATATGCTTTTATTTAAAGGAAGGTATGGTTGGTGAGAGCATTGGTTGGATAACatttgtatgtattgatgaaGCATTGATAATTTTTATTATACGATGAAAGTGTTAAGGGGTATTGAGATATGTTTACCAAAGAGTAATTTTGAATGAATATTACAGGATATACATActtagtatatgctacatgtGAACGTCCtaaaatggcgcaatttgattggttcattatctcgggatattgggcaatatcccatgattgagatctcaaactcggtaTATTGCGCAACGGTCGTCTCGTCACAAATAAATCCCaacaaaaagtgttatcttgtttatttttggagtgttcacgtgtagtaaatactaaaacaattattcgccgaaggcgaagtgaactattcacggagcctgggGTGATACACACCCTGATCGAGAGATTATACACAACTTTCAATTTGCAGGACTGTTTCATTGCGTATATAATCTCCCTGATCAAGAGATTATACGCAGCTTTCAGTTTACTGGACTGTTTCAGTGTGTATAAAATGCTTCAGGGTTCGAGGCAGGAGAAGGAAGCAAACTTACTCCACTGACATGATGACCGCGTCGAGATCCTCGGCCATCTTCCTAGACAGAAGGTCGTAGGATCGCATCCCTGGGAATGACACAGATAAAGGGGAGAGATTTGTTAACAAAGCAGATCAAATCTAGATCAGTGTCCTGTCTGCGAGCATGGCCGGGCAAGAAAACACCAAGCAAAAAGTCACACTAAGGTTTTTTGCTGCTTCAGTTACATATATGTGTGCAGAAATGATTAATTGTCATACTCCCTATTGGTTCGAACCTTATGTGCCTTCTTTATTTAGGGGCTTTGGAAAGAAACaatagcaaaaaaaaatattgaggATCAACAGAGCAACAAAGATGCACGTTCACCGAGCACAATGAGCTGCTTATTAAGTAGAACAAGCCCATGGAGAGTAATGCCAGAGTCTAAAAGTTCTCTATCtttagctttctctctctccccctatccggtgcgttcgagtattctctgcgagccgactcggatctcggatcggacgccacgcccacactaaaATCGTTTCATTATGTTTTGAGCGTAGGTCGTCggagaaaaacatggacgccacccggaaagctattgttgcggtagcattggccgactactactactattttcatttatattatttcaggaCTACGAAATAATTTAAATGAAACGGTGCGTTTTCACCGTACGAAAACGCAGCCATTTGAACTTCTGCaattttcacttcatttcatgtttcaatgtatcttctgcatatgtaagttattacagcaatacgagtgattgaaattgcgatttaaaccaccaaagcggtccaaacacaatgaaaacagttcactgaatgtcacactgggcgcatccATCTTCCATTCCATCTCGGAAGCCTCGCTCGGTCACCGCTGAGTTCaaacgagatggcgagatcgacttccgaggaaaaggggcgtgtttgtgcgtgtcgctaggcaacgtcctcggagctccgagacggatggatattaaaacgcaccattactccttccctctctctctctgtctctgtctctgtctctgtctctgtctctctctctctccacccctctgaccctctgtctctctctctctctctctccacccctctgaccctctgtctctctctggaaaGGAACTCTTTCTGTCCTTTATATatacagagagaagaggatAGCCAGCTGTCCTCAGTGCAACGTGAGTCACGAAGTTATGGTTTTGAAACTAGGAGTTTAGTGTTTAAAGCTTTTCCCTGGTATCTTTTCGTACCCTTGTCTAGTCAAGACACAGAGTAACCATCTTGTGCAGTAAGGCAGATAATGAATAGTACAATCCACACCCAGAAATCTGTTCTTGTGTATTCACTTACCAAAATTGTAAGTGAATACAATTCACTTACAATTTTGTAAGTGAAACTTACAAAACAATAATCATATTGTGGTCATCATTAACAAGTGCATGAATAAACTAT is a genomic window of Gadus chalcogrammus isolate NIFS_2021 chromosome 23, NIFS_Gcha_1.0, whole genome shotgun sequence containing:
- the LOC130377533 gene encoding neutral cholesterol ester hydrolase 1-like → MKLRWIGSVLLSAAAYYVYLPLPSGVSEPWKLMLLDALFRSCMHVGDVAHALGLCHRVSLINQVVSWVEVIGPRSCPAVDVSDILLGGVPTRVFRPIGGQKLKRGVVYFHGGGWALASGRMRSYDLLSRKMAEDLDAVIMSVDYRLAPEVVFPGQYEDAMAASRAFLSAGVRERYGLDPQRLCVSGDSAGGNLAAAVAQELALDSSLEVRFKAQALVYPVLQALDFHTASYQQNHEVPILYRPVMARFWLQYLGADPALEPLLLANNHSSLDQAGLPAAHRSKLDWTALLPAGRRKHYRPVVRATGSPGVVDAVPALTDVRAAPLLAERGVLARTPRRAYVMTCEFDVLRDDGLMYARRLRDAGVEVTGDHYEDGFHGCMVFAYPPVSSSVGRRSMDNYIRWLDQNL